In a genomic window of Homo sapiens chromosome Y genomic patch of type FIX, GRCh38.p14 PATCHES HG1532_PATCH:
- the TSPY10 gene encoding testis-specific Y-encoded protein 10 isoform X1 gives MRPEGSLTYRVPERLRQGFCGVGRAAQALVCASAKEGTAFRMEAVQEGAAGVESEQAALGEEAVLLLDDIMAEVEVVAEEEGLVERREEAQRAQQAVPGPGPMTPESALEELLAVQVELEPVNAQARKAFSRQREKMERRRKPQLDRRGAVIQSVPGFWANVIANHPQMSALITDEDEDMLSYMVSLEVEEEKHPVHLCKIMLFFRSNPYFQNKVITKEYLVNITGLLIPLQLSGIRIMKWRPIAADTTTAALTSSTGSLTTTSQDLTRLLRSYVRTCGAIPCNTTRG, from the exons ATGCGCCCTGAGGGCTCGCTGACCTACCGGGTGCCAGAGAGGCTGCGGCAGGGTTTCTGTGGCGTGGGTCGGGCAgcacaggccttggtgtgtgcgAGTGCCAAGGAGGGCACCGCCTTCAGGATGGAGGCTGTACAGGAGGGGGCGGCCGGGGTGGAGAGTGAGCAGGCGGCTTTGGGGGAGGAGGCGGTGCTGCTGTTGGATGACATAATggcggaggtggaggtggtggcggAGGAGGAGGGCCTCGTGGAGCGGCGGGAGGAGGCCCAGCGGGCACAGCaggctgtgcctggccctgggcccaTGACCCCAGAGTCTGCACTGGAGGAGCTGCTGGCCGTTCAGGTGGAGCTGGAGCCGGTTAATGCCCAAGCCAGGAAGGCCTTTTCTCGGCAGCGGGAAAAGATGGAGCGGAGGCGCAAGCCCCAGCTAGACCGCAGAGGCGCCGTCATCCAGAGCGTCCCTGGCTTCTGGGCCAATGTT ATTGCAAACCACCCCCAGATGTCAGCCCTGATCACTGACGAAGATGAAGACATGCTGAGCTACATGGTCAGCCTGGAG GTGGAAGAAGAGAAGCATCCTGTTCATCTCTGCAAGATCATGTTGTTCTTTCGGAGTAACCCCTACTTCCAGAATAAAGTGATTACCAAGGAATATCTGGTGAACATCACAG GGCTTCTCATTCCACTCCAATTGAGTGGTATCCGGATTATGAAGTGGAGGCCTATCGCCGCAGACACCACAACAGCAGCCTTAACTTCTTCAACTGGTTCTCTGACCACAACTTCGCAGGATCTAACAAGATTGCTGAG ATCCTATGTAAGGACCTGTGGCGCAATCCCCTGCAATACTACAAGAGGATGA
- the TSPY10 gene encoding testis-specific Y-encoded protein 10 isoform 1 (isoform 1 is encoded by transcript variant 1; The RefSeq protein has 1 substitution compared to this genomic sequence), with protein sequence MRPEGSLTYRVPERLRQGFCGVGRAAQALVCASAKEGTAFRMEAVQEGAAGVESEQAALGEEAVLLLDDIMAEVEVVAEEEGLVERREEAQRAQQAVPGPGPMTPESALEELLAVQVELEPVNAQARKAFSRQREKMERRRKPHLDRRGAVIQSVPGFWANVIANHPQMSALITDEDEDMLSYMVSLEVEEEKHPVHLCKIMLFFRSNPYFQNKVITKEYLVNITEYRASHSTPIEWYPDYEVEAYRRRHHNSSLNFFNWFSDHNFAGSNKIAEILCKDLWRNPLQYYKRMKPPEEGTETSGDSQLLS encoded by the exons ATGCGCCCTGAGGGCTCGCTGACCTACCGGGTGCCAGAGAGGCTGCGGCAGGGTTTCTGTGGCGTGGGTCGGGCAgcacaggccttggtgtgtgcgAGTGCCAAGGAGGGCACCGCCTTCAGGATGGAGGCTGTACAGGAGGGGGCGGCCGGGGTGGAGAGTGAGCAGGCGGCTTTGGGGGAGGAGGCGGTGCTGCTGTTGGATGACATAATggcggaggtggaggtggtggcggAGGAGGAGGGCCTCGTGGAGCGGCGGGAGGAGGCCCAGCGGGCACAGCaggctgtgcctggccctgggcccaTGACCCCAGAGTCTGCACTGGAGGAGCTGCTGGCCGTTCAGGTGGAGCTGGAGCCGGTTAATGCCCAAGCCAGGAAGGCCTTTTCTCGGCAGCGGGAAAAGATGGAGCGGAGGCGCAAGCCCCAGCTAGACCGCAGAGGCGCCGTCATCCAGAGCGTCCCTGGCTTCTGGGCCAATGTT ATTGCAAACCACCCCCAGATGTCAGCCCTGATCACTGACGAAGATGAAGACATGCTGAGCTACATGGTCAGCCTGGAG GTGGAAGAAGAGAAGCATCCTGTTCATCTCTGCAAGATCATGTTGTTCTTTCGGAGTAACCCCTACTTCCAGAATAAAGTGATTACCAAGGAATATCTGGTGAACATCACAG AATACAGGGCTTCTCATTCCACTCCAATTGAGTGGTATCCGGATTATGAAGTGGAGGCCTATCGCCGCAGACACCACAACAGCAGCCTTAACTTCTTCAACTGGTTCTCTGACCACAACTTCGCAGGATCTAACAAGATTGCTGAG ATCCTATGTAAGGACCTGTGGCGCAATCCCCTGCAATACTACAAGAGGATGAAGCCACCTGAAGAGGGAACAGAGACGTCAG GGGACTCCCAGTTGTTGAGTTGA
- the TSPY10 gene encoding testis-specific Y-encoded protein 10 isoform 2 (isoform 2 is encoded by transcript variant 2; The RefSeq protein has 1 substitution compared to this genomic sequence): MRPEGSLTYRVPERLRQGFCGVGRAAQALVCASAKEGTAFRMEAVQEGAAGVESEQAALGEEAVLLLDDIMAEVEVVAEEEGLVERREEAQRAQQAVPGPGPMTPESALEELLAVQVELEPVNAQARKAFSRQREKMERRRKPHLDRRGAVIQSVPGFWANVIANHPQMSALITDEDEDMLSYMVSLEVEEEKHPVHLCKIMLFFRSNPYFQNKVITKEYLVNITEYRASHSTPIEWYPDYEVEAYRRRHHNSSLNFFNWFSDHNFAGSNKIAESPDRSYVRTCGAIPCNTTRG, translated from the exons ATGCGCCCTGAGGGCTCGCTGACCTACCGGGTGCCAGAGAGGCTGCGGCAGGGTTTCTGTGGCGTGGGTCGGGCAgcacaggccttggtgtgtgcgAGTGCCAAGGAGGGCACCGCCTTCAGGATGGAGGCTGTACAGGAGGGGGCGGCCGGGGTGGAGAGTGAGCAGGCGGCTTTGGGGGAGGAGGCGGTGCTGCTGTTGGATGACATAATggcggaggtggaggtggtggcggAGGAGGAGGGCCTCGTGGAGCGGCGGGAGGAGGCCCAGCGGGCACAGCaggctgtgcctggccctgggcccaTGACCCCAGAGTCTGCACTGGAGGAGCTGCTGGCCGTTCAGGTGGAGCTGGAGCCGGTTAATGCCCAAGCCAGGAAGGCCTTTTCTCGGCAGCGGGAAAAGATGGAGCGGAGGCGCAAGCCCCAGCTAGACCGCAGAGGCGCCGTCATCCAGAGCGTCCCTGGCTTCTGGGCCAATGTT ATTGCAAACCACCCCCAGATGTCAGCCCTGATCACTGACGAAGATGAAGACATGCTGAGCTACATGGTCAGCCTGGAG GTGGAAGAAGAGAAGCATCCTGTTCATCTCTGCAAGATCATGTTGTTCTTTCGGAGTAACCCCTACTTCCAGAATAAAGTGATTACCAAGGAATATCTGGTGAACATCACAG AATACAGGGCTTCTCATTCCACTCCAATTGAGTGGTATCCGGATTATGAAGTGGAGGCCTATCGCCGCAGACACCACAACAGCAGCCTTAACTTCTTCAACTGGTTCTCTGACCACAACTTCGCAGGATCTAACAAGATTGCTGAG TCCCCTGACAGATCCTATGTAAGGACCTGTGGCGCAATCCCCTGCAATACTACAAGAGGATGA